Part of the Bacteroidales bacterium genome is shown below.
CGGTTAAACTGTTTTGTGCTCCCCTTCCGATGTTCGTACATAAAAAAAACAGTAAAAGAATTAATCCGTAATATTTCATGGTAATCCGAAAATTTTAATACCCCAAAGATAAGGAATCTTATCCCATAGATTGTAGAAATTTTGAAGAGAATTACTTTTTAATTAATCAAAAGCAGTTAATTTTGATTAACTTCGCATAGAAATTGATGAAATTTGACCCGGATAGATACTTCATTGCAATTTGTTAACGGGTTTTTAAACAGCCTCAGAACTATTTTGAAATCATTCGGGTTACCTGTATGCTGGGAAACGGTCCTGTATTTTTTAAGGGCATTTTTACCGATATGGTTTTTCACAAATCATAGTTTAGAAGGGGATAATGATCAAACGAAAAGCAACCCAAAACGATAATCATTCCGAGAAACCTGTCAATTGGCAGGACAAAACCATTCTTATTGTCGAGGATGATCCTTTGAGTATAAGGTTTTTGAATACTATATTGAAGGAAACAGGCGCCAATCTGTTGGTGGCAAGAAGTGGCAGGGAAGCTTTGGATATGGTGATGCAGCATGATCACCTGGATTTAATATTAATGGATGTTCAACTGCCTGTTATGAGCGGACATGAAGTTACTTCGCAGATAAGGGAAAATGGCTGCAACATTCCCATAATTGCCCAAACAGCACATGCTATGGCAGAAGATAGGGCAAAGTGCCTCCAAAGCGGATGTTCGGATTATATTACTAAGCCCATTGATATAGAGCTTCTGATCGAAAAGATCAGCAAATACTTCCAAGAATAAGATGAACCGGAAAATCACCACAAAAGTTGGCATTCTTTTGCTTATCCTAATGATGGGGGCAAGCATTTCCTGTGAAAATGAGAGAACCCCGGGGGAACTTTTACAATCGCTGGAGGGTGAGTGGAATGTTGAGGAGAATAGCGAACAATTTGGTGAAACAGCATACGATGTAACAATTTTTATTTCAGATCAGTATAGCTCTAAGATCTTCATCTCCGGTTTTTATCATCTTCCTGATGAGGTTGATGGAAACGTGGAAGGCCATCGGATCAATCTTGTTGAAAATCAGACGATAACCGATAATACAATTTCTTATACTCTTGTTTCCGGGAGTGGAAGGGTGTCGGATAGCTATAAGTATATCCAATGGAATTATAAGGTTGATGATGGCAGCGGTGAGATTGATGAAGTTACGGCGACCTATACGAAGGAATAAAAGAAAGGTGGTTAGGGATTACCGGATTGTAAAATTGTTGATCTTCCGGATTATTTATGAGTAATTTGGGCTAATACTTAAGTTGCTCAATCCAGGTAAAATGATACCTTAATTCGTTTTCCGGGGTGGGCTTTTCTCTAAATAAACCATATATGGCCGATCCGCTGCCTGAAAGTGATGTAAATACAGCGCCCATTTCAGCCAGGATGTGTTTGATTTGTTTTAATAAAGGATAGGCTTTCAGGATATGACCTTCAAAATCATTGGTAACCTTATCATTCCAGTTTTCCACCGGTTCATTTAAAACCACCTCTTTCAGAGATTTCTCTCTTTTGCGGGGTTTGATGCCCTTGTAGGCCGTTTGGGTATCAATTTGAATGTCGGGGATTACCAGCAAAAGATGAAGCCCTTTTATTGACAGATGTATCGGCTCCGTTTTGTTGCCTTTCTCCCATGCAATAGAAGGTTTGTTATCAATAAAGAAAGGACAGTCACTGCCAATTTGTTCTGCCATATTCTTTAGCTTATCATCCTTTAAATTTAACCGGAATAATTGATTCAATGCTTTAAGGGTGAAAGAGGCATCGGATGATCCCCCACCCAGTCCTGCGCCATAAGGTATGATTTTATGCAGGTGAAAATCGACTTCCGGTATGGAATGCTGTTGCTGCATTAGCTGATAGGCCCGGTAGCAAAGATTTTGCTTAGCAGACACGGGTAACCGGATGCCCGTATTGTTGAATATCCTTTGGTTTGTCTTTTGTTTTTGAATTTCCAGAATATCTGTCAGTGAGAGGGGATAGAAAATGGTTTCCAGGTTGTGGTATCCATCATTGCGTTTATCGGTTATATATATCCCTATATTGATTTTTGCATTGGGAAAAAATATCATACCAAAAATTCTTTTAATCTGCGTTTTTAACAAATAATTTTTAACAAACTGTTAACATTTGTGGTTAATAATCATTTAATAATATCATGGTTTCAGATGATATAAAATGGATTTTCTATTATTACTTTTGGTGTCCAAAATTTTTATGTGACATGGCTGACAACAAAAATAAAGGATACAAATCAAATTTCATAGAGGAAGCTTTGGATTATGGGAAAAAGCCTCCGCAGGCCGTTGATCTGGAAGAGGCTGTTCTGGGGGCGGTCATGCTGGAAAAAGATGCCATTGTTTCGGTAATGGACATCCTGGCACCTGAGAGCTTCTATAAAGAGGCCCATAAGAAAATTTACCGTGCCATCCTGGATCTTTCCCAAAATATGCAGCCGATTGATATATTAACGGTGACTGAAGAGTTAAGGAAAAAAGAGGAACTGGAAGAAGTAGGCGGACCGGTTTATATAACCCAGCTTACCAGTAAAGTGGCTACTGCTGCACATATTGAATACCACGCCCGGATCATTGCCCAAAAATATATACAACGCGAATTGATACGGGTAGCCAGTGAAATACAGTCAAAAGCTTACGATGATTCGGTAGATGTAAACGATTTGATTGATTTTTCAGAATCTCAGCTTTTTCAGGTTACCGAATCCAATATAAAGAAAGAAACTTCCAAGCTTAATGTGCTGATCCAGCAAGCTATTGATCAGATAGAAGAGGCATCAAAAAAAGAAGATGGGTTGAGCGGAGTCCCTTCCGGTTTTACAAAGTTGGACCGCGTGACATCCGGTTGGCAAAATTCGGATTTGGTAATTGTTGCCGCCAGGCCCTCTATGGGAAAAACTGCTTTTACCCTCACTATGGCAAGAAATATGGCTGTGGAACACAATAGATCTGTGGGGATATTTTCCCTGGAGATGAGTTCTCTGCAGTTGGTAAATCGTTTGATAATCAGCGAAACGCAGTTGTCTTCTGAAAAAATTCGCAATGGCAATCTCACCCATAAGGAATGGGAACAATTGGAGCATAAAATTAAAAGCCTGGTAAATGCACCCATTTACATTGATGATACACCGGCCATTTCCGTTTTTGAGCTCCGTTCCAAGTGCCGGCGCCTGAAAGATCAATACAATGTGGAGGCAATTTTTGTGGACTATCTTCAATTAATGAGCGGTTCATCCGATCAGCGGGGAAACAGGGAGCAGGAAGTCAGTGTCATATCCCGTTCGTTAAAGGGAATTGCCAAGGAATTGGATATTCCCATTATTGCTTTGTCCCAGCTTAACCGTTCGGTAGAATTACGTTCGGGCGAAAAACGGCCCCAGCTTTCTGATTTACGTGAATCGGGAGCCATTGAGCAAGATGCGGATATGGTATTGTTTATCCATCGCCCTGAGAGATATGGGATCACAGAAGATGCTTACGGAAATTCACTGATTGGTATTGCTGAGATCATTTTGGCCAAGCACCGAAATGGTGCTCTGGCAGATATCCATCTTAAGTTCAGGGAAGAACTGGCCAAATTTGAAGAACTTAATGAAGATTCCCTTGGCAATATCGAAGACAACGACAATTCAGGTTCTATGATCATTGGTTCGAGAATGAACGAAGAGGGCAATGGACAGGGGAATAATGGAGAATCTTCTGGCCTGAGCAGCAATACCGGCTTTGATGAGGAGGCACCTTTTTAGCGCCATCAAAAGATGGTCTTCAGTTCTATCAACGACCGGATCTCAAAAGTAGGTTCAAGATAATGGGTTTTGCCTTCAGGATTGAAGAAGACCTGATCAAGCCCAATATCTCGTGCTCCTTTAATATCTCCCTCAATATCGTCACCAACCATGATGGCTTCTTCTGTTCGTGCATTGGCTTGTTTTAGGGCATGCCGAAAAATCTGCCCGTGAGGTTTCTGAACTCCGGCTGAATCTGAAGTTATAATTTTCTCAAAATATTTTCGAAGATCACTGTTCTCAATTTTTTTTAGCTGTGCTTCATGAAAACCGTTTGTGATAATATAAAGAAAATATTTGTCCTGTAAATAGGATAACACTTCGTGAGAATGGGGTAAAAGGCGGGTCTTGCGGGCGCTGATTTTCATATATTCTTCACCAAGCTGTTTGGCCAGCTTCAGGTCGTCCTTTCCGTATTCCTTCAGTGTGAGATAAAATCTTCTATACTTCAGGTCTTTTTTTGTGATATCGCCGTTACGGAATTTTTCCCATAGTTTGCCGTTGTGTTTGTTGTACACCGAATGGAAAGTTTCAAAATCCTGAAATATTCGAGATAGCTTATAAAGGTCAAAGATCTCCTTAAATGCTTCTTTTGCATTGGTTTCAAAATCCCAGAGGGTCCGGTCCAGGTCAAAAAATATATGTTTGTAACTGCGCATGTTTTGCTTACGTTATTAATGAGCCGCAAATTTATAATTTATCTCCCAAAGAATTTACCTGTAGAATGAAAATTATTTATCTGATTAACAGTTTTTTTAATGCGGGGTAACCTTGCTCCGCACGCTGTAGCTGAAGCTTTAGCCTAGGCACCCGAAGCTTCGCGAAGGCGAGCCTGCCCGCACGCTGTCGCTGAAGCTTTAGCGTAAGCAACCTGCGCTAGCTTCGGCGGGCCTTGCTCCGCCGAAGCTTCGCGAAGGCGAGCCTGGATACTACCCACAATCCTTCCCGTATTCATAAACTTCACACTTTCCCGCTTCATCAGCGGGATTTATGCTATCACTTCTAAAAATTTTATTTTTTTAGCAAAGTTTTGATGAATGATAAATCTATGTGAACTCCTATGTTTCCTATGTCCTATGTGGTTCAAAAAGAGTTAAATTGCTTAACTTTGAGAACGATACCATACAGGTTATGAGAAATTTGTTTGCAGCTAAAGCTGCAGTAAGAATAATCCAGGTTAGAAAGCAACATTCTCATTCCAAATAACTGATAATCTCTTCCAGTGCCATTCCTCTTGATCCTTTGATCAGAATGGTAAAGTTTTTCAACGGATTTCCTTTCAACCATTCAATAAAATCCGGCGTAGTATGGAAGGTGTAATGATTGCTCCCGGCATTTGCCCTAAAAACAGGTCCGATATAAAATACAGCAGAGAAGGAGTGTCTGTTTACCAGGGAGATGATGTTTTGGTGTTCTTCATCACTGAATTCCCCAAGCTCAAACATATCGCCCAAAATCAAGGCTTTGTTTTTTCTTTGAAGTTGGGAGAAATTGTTGATGGCCGCTTTCATACTTGTAGGATTGGCATTGTAAGCATCAAGGATAATTTCGTTTGATGCTTTTTGAATTACCTGCGACCGGTTGTTATCAGGTGTATAACCGGCCACAGCCTCGGATATTTGTTCCGGCGGAACCTTAAAATATTTTCCCAGGCAAACCCCTGCCAGAAGGTTTTCAAAGTTATAGTTGCCGATCAGATTTGACCGGATAAGCGGAAGACCTTTTACACGAAACGTGATATAAGGATCTGAGCTCACGATTTTACCTGTGCAATAAGCGTTATCGGAGGTTCCGTAGTCAATTTTCCTGCATGTTTTATTTTTTAACAGGTCCTTCAGCAGCTCATTGTCTGAATTATAAAATATGGTTCCGTTATTGGAATCCACGTATTCATACATTTCATTTTTCGTTCTGATCACTCCCTCGTATGATCCGAAACCTTCAAGATGGGCCTTCCCAATATTGGTAATCAGGCCGAAATCAGGTTTGGCTATTTCACAGAGGAATTTAATCTCACCGGGGTGGTTGGCACCCATTTCAAGCACTGCTATTTGGTGTTCGGCATTCATTTTAAGCAAAGTAAACGGTAAGCCGATGTGGTTGTTATAATTTTTCTCGGTGGCAATGGTATTGTATGTTCTGGCCAGTATTTGCTTAATTAGCGCTTTGGTGGTAGTTTTTCCATTGGTCCCGGTAATTCCTATAACCTGAACCTTTAGCTGCTCCCGGTGATAGGTAGCAAGTTCCTGCATGGTTTGGAGTACATCATTTACCAGTATAAACCGGTCATCCCGGGCATACTGTTCTTCGTCAACCAGGGCATATCGGGCTCCCTTGCTGAGGGCTTCTCCGGCAAAGCGGTTCCCATTGAAGTTTTCCCCTTTTAAGGCAAAGAAAAGGGATTGGGGTGGTACATCTCTGCTGTCCATCGTTATAGTGGAACAGGAGAGGAATTGTTTATATATTTTCCTTATCTGCATGATCTTTACCACAAATTAAAGAAAAAAACCCCATTTTCGAAAAAATGAGGTCTTCTTCTTTTAGTCTGTGCCCTGAATTATTATTCATTAACTCCTCCCGGGCTTCCAACGTGTGTCATGGCACAACGGAAACCCAGATCATTGGCGGCCTGATTTTGATCAAGAAAGCGGCGTTCGGCCGGATTCAGCCAATAAGCCCTGTCTTTCCATGATCCTCCTTTGTAAACTCTTGATTCGTCTGAAATAAGTGAAGTCTCGTCTGTGTACATTTGCTGTGTGCTGTTTTCTTCTCCGGTTTCTTCATTGTCA
Proteins encoded:
- a CDS encoding response regulator; amino-acid sequence: MIKRKATQNDNHSEKPVNWQDKTILIVEDDPLSIRFLNTILKETGANLLVARSGREALDMVMQHDHLDLILMDVQLPVMSGHEVTSQIRENGCNIPIIAQTAHAMAEDRAKCLQSGCSDYITKPIDIELLIEKISKYFQE
- a CDS encoding 4-(cytidine 5'-diphospho)-2-C-methyl-D-erythritol kinase gives rise to the protein MIFFPNAKINIGIYITDKRNDGYHNLETIFYPLSLTDILEIQKQKTNQRIFNNTGIRLPVSAKQNLCYRAYQLMQQQHSIPEVDFHLHKIIPYGAGLGGGSSDASFTLKALNQLFRLNLKDDKLKNMAEQIGSDCPFFIDNKPSIAWEKGNKTEPIHLSIKGLHLLLVIPDIQIDTQTAYKGIKPRKREKSLKEVVLNEPVENWNDKVTNDFEGHILKAYPLLKQIKHILAEMGAVFTSLSGSGSAIYGLFREKPTPENELRYHFTWIEQLKY
- the dnaB gene encoding replicative DNA helicase — protein: MADNKNKGYKSNFIEEALDYGKKPPQAVDLEEAVLGAVMLEKDAIVSVMDILAPESFYKEAHKKIYRAILDLSQNMQPIDILTVTEELRKKEELEEVGGPVYITQLTSKVATAAHIEYHARIIAQKYIQRELIRVASEIQSKAYDDSVDVNDLIDFSESQLFQVTESNIKKETSKLNVLIQQAIDQIEEASKKEDGLSGVPSGFTKLDRVTSGWQNSDLVIVAARPSMGKTAFTLTMARNMAVEHNRSVGIFSLEMSSLQLVNRLIISETQLSSEKIRNGNLTHKEWEQLEHKIKSLVNAPIYIDDTPAISVFELRSKCRRLKDQYNVEAIFVDYLQLMSGSSDQRGNREQEVSVISRSLKGIAKELDIPIIALSQLNRSVELRSGEKRPQLSDLRESGAIEQDADMVLFIHRPERYGITEDAYGNSLIGIAEIILAKHRNGALADIHLKFREELAKFEELNEDSLGNIEDNDNSGSMIIGSRMNEEGNGQGNNGESSGLSSNTGFDEEAPF
- a CDS encoding YjjG family noncanonical pyrimidine nucleotidase; translated protein: MRSYKHIFFDLDRTLWDFETNAKEAFKEIFDLYKLSRIFQDFETFHSVYNKHNGKLWEKFRNGDITKKDLKYRRFYLTLKEYGKDDLKLAKQLGEEYMKISARKTRLLPHSHEVLSYLQDKYFLYIITNGFHEAQLKKIENSDLRKYFEKIITSDSAGVQKPHGQIFRHALKQANARTEEAIMVGDDIEGDIKGARDIGLDQVFFNPEGKTHYLEPTFEIRSLIELKTIF
- a CDS encoding UDP-N-acetylmuramoyl-tripeptide--D-alanyl-D-alanine ligase; the protein is MQIRKIYKQFLSCSTITMDSRDVPPQSLFFALKGENFNGNRFAGEALSKGARYALVDEEQYARDDRFILVNDVLQTMQELATYHREQLKVQVIGITGTNGKTTTKALIKQILARTYNTIATEKNYNNHIGLPFTLLKMNAEHQIAVLEMGANHPGEIKFLCEIAKPDFGLITNIGKAHLEGFGSYEGVIRTKNEMYEYVDSNNGTIFYNSDNELLKDLLKNKTCRKIDYGTSDNAYCTGKIVSSDPYITFRVKGLPLIRSNLIGNYNFENLLAGVCLGKYFKVPPEQISEAVAGYTPDNNRSQVIQKASNEIILDAYNANPTSMKAAINNFSQLQRKNKALILGDMFELGEFSDEEHQNIISLVNRHSFSAVFYIGPVFRANAGSNHYTFHTTPDFIEWLKGNPLKNFTILIKGSRGMALEEIISYLE